The stretch of DNA TATGCATTAACATTTGCAGAACCTTTTGCTTTTTGACTTTCAATGAAGTCACGTAGTTCAAACGTATTCATGGTTTCAGCAACATAACCTTCAGGCAGAATCTCGTCTGGTGTAGCAGCAATTTTTTTACTGATGCTCGGCTGATAGTCGATTTTCTCTGTATTGTCTTTGTTGATGATACGAGTATAAACATTTCTTAACTCATAGGTTTGATTTTTTTCGTTCCAATCAAAAGCCGAAGCAATGATTTGTTCTTTGAGAACAGTGGAATCAAAACGCTGATAAGTAAAGGCATTTCCTAATTTTTCGATCCGATCATAACTATCGATAAATACAAATTCATTGGGAGAAATCTGAGAACCTACACGTTGACGTTTATAATAATCTTCGCGATCGCGCGAGTTTAATAAGTGTTCGTATTGGTATGCATTTTTCTTGATGTTGGCCCAAGGTAAAACTAAGTTATTCATTAACATTGCTGAACCTGCTAAGAACAATGAAACCCAAATGTATGGTAATGTAAATCGGTAAAAACTTATTCCACCTGCTTGGATCGCCACAATTTCTGTAAGATCTGTTAAACGAGAAGTAAAATAGATTACAGTAATAAAAACGGCAATGGGTAAAAATGTATTTACGATCCAAACACCCCAAAATGGATAGAAATACAATAAAGCTTCTGTCGCGGTAGAACCACTGTCATTAATACGGGCCAATTTCTGACTTAAATCGATGATAATAGCGATTGAAGACAGAATAAGTACCATAAAAATGAATGTACTTATGAAATTCTTTGCGATGTATTTATCAATAATTTTCAAACTACAGACGTTGTTTTAATTGTGGAACGATTTGTTCTTTCCATTGTGCAAAATCACCAGCAATAATATGCTCTCTCGCAACTCTTACCAATTCTAAATAAAATGCTAAGTTATGAATTGAAGCAATTTGTTTTCCTAAAGCTTCTTGAGCATTGAATAAATGACGCACATAAGCTTTTGTGTAATAGCTGTCAACATAACTTGTTCCTGAAGGATCTAATGGCTCATAACAGTCTTTCCATTTGGCATTCTTCATGTTAATTACACCATTCCAAGTGAATAACATCGCATTACGTGCATTACGGGTTGGCATCACACAGTCGAACATATCTACTCCTAAAGCAATACACTCGATAATGTTCCATGGTGTTCCAACGCCCATTAAATAACGAGGTTTATCTTGAGGTAAAATTTCAGTTACCACATCTGTCATTTCGTACATTACAGGTTCTGGTTCTCCTACCGATAATCCACCAATCGCATTGCCATCTGCTCCAAAATCAGCAATATATTTCGCTGATTCTTGACGTAATTCTTTGAAATCGTTTCCTTGAACAATAGGGAATAACGATTGTTTGTGACTGTAATACTCTGGATTATTATCCAACCATACTTTACAACGCTCTAACCAACGGTGAGTCACGTGCATAGCACGTTTTGCATCATGGTATTTAGCAGGGATTCCCGTTAATTCGTCAAAAGCCATAAAAATGTCAGCTCCGATATAACGTTGGATTTCCATCGATTTTTCGGGCGTAAACATATGGTATGATCCATCGATGTGCGATTTAAAGCGAACACCTTCTTCTGATTTTTTACGACTTGCAGCTAAAGAGAAGACTTGAAATCCTCCTGAATCTGTTAAGATAGGTTTTTGCCAATTCATGAATTGATGTAAC from Faecalibacter sp. LW9 encodes:
- a CDS encoding LptF/LptG family permease: MKIIDKYIAKNFISTFIFMVLILSSIAIIIDLSQKLARINDSGSTATEALLYFYPFWGVWIVNTFLPIAVFITVIYFTSRLTDLTEIVAIQAGGISFYRFTLPYIWVSLFLAGSAMLMNNLVLPWANIKKNAYQYEHLLNSRDREDYYKRQRVGSQISPNEFVFIDSYDRIEKLGNAFTYQRFDSTVLKEQIIASAFDWNEKNQTYELRNVYTRIINKDNTEKIDYQPSISKKIAATPDEILPEGYVAETMNTFELRDFIESQKAKGSANVNAYQNELNMRLANPFSTIILTILALSLSSQKRRGGIGINLAVGITLAFVYIFFTQITSSFSEKGFVSPFVAAWIPNIVFGILTAILYYKRAKI
- the tgt gene encoding tRNA guanosine(34) transglycosylase Tgt, whose amino-acid sequence is MKFSIDKKDEFSKARAGVLETDHGTIQTPIFMPVGTVGTVKSVHQRELEEDIKAQIILGNTYHLYLRPGTDILHKAGGLHQFMNWQKPILTDSGGFQVFSLAASRKKSEEGVRFKSHIDGSYHMFTPEKSMEIQRYIGADIFMAFDELTGIPAKYHDAKRAMHVTHRWLERCKVWLDNNPEYYSHKQSLFPIVQGNDFKELRQESAKYIADFGADGNAIGGLSVGEPEPVMYEMTDVVTEILPQDKPRYLMGVGTPWNIIECIALGVDMFDCVMPTRNARNAMLFTWNGVINMKNAKWKDCYEPLDPSGTSYVDSYYTKAYVRHLFNAQEALGKQIASIHNLAFYLELVRVAREHIIAGDFAQWKEQIVPQLKQRL